One segment of Theobroma cacao cultivar B97-61/B2 chromosome 9, Criollo_cocoa_genome_V2, whole genome shotgun sequence DNA contains the following:
- the LOC18588493 gene encoding uncharacterized protein LOC18588493 has product MGEEASQIFQDMNLKKMDGNDAWCSKLTIMVGGNNETMDSISIESSFENSENSISSISSSDLVEDAASATSSSSSSLSSNGPLYELSELMAQLPIRRGLSKHYQGKSQSFTSLARVRSIEDLPKKVIPYRVKMKSCKSHGWGLDAHNNKSYSPKATISKKSSRGCSNVFSRFLMS; this is encoded by the exons ATGGGTGAAGAAGCAAGCCAAATATTTCAAGATATGAATCTGAAGAAAATGGATGGCAATGACGCTTGGTGCAGTAAGCTGACGATCATGGTAGGAGGTAATAATGAAACAATGGACTCCATATCCATTGAATCCTCCTTTGAAAATTCAGAAAACTCCATTTCTTCAATATCTTCATCAGACTTGGTTGAGGATGCAGCTTCTGCAACGTCATCATCGTCATCATCTTTATCATCCAATGGGCCTCTCTATGAGTTGTCCGAGCTCATGGCTCAACTACCTATCAG GAGAGGTCTTTCTAAACATTATCAAGGGAAGTCTCAATCTTTCACATCTCTAGCAAGGGTGAGGAGCATAGAAGACCTTCCAAAGAAAGTGATTCCTTATAGAGTTAAAATGAAGTCATGCAAGAGCCATGGATGGGGACTAGATGCTCACAACAACAAGTCATATAGCCCTAAAGCTACGATATCAAAGAAAAGTTCGCGGGGTTGCTCTAACGTCTTCTCTCG CTTTTTGATGTCATGA
- the LOC18588494 gene encoding arginine--tRNA ligase, cytoplasmic — MLASLTLLVPPASPSQFLSFNRLSHFHFSPSITVSDLLRVTSRRLAWAAKTQSITTMATGEDECVGNVKVQLAKLFEASLKVTVPNEPDVEPLVAACTGKFGDYQCNNAMGLWSKIKGKGTQFRGPPAVGEAIKNNLPTSEMIESCSVAGPGFVNVVLSKNWMAKSIQKMLIEGIDTWAPMPPVKRAVVDFSSPNIAKEMHVGHLRSTIIGDTLARMLEFSKVEVLRRNHVGDWGTQFGMLIEFLFEKFPNFEDANETAIGDLQAFYKASKQRFDADPAFKEKAQQAVVRLQGGEDKYRRAWAQICEISRNEFHKVYQRLGVHLEEKGESFYNPYIPEVIEALTKQGLVEESQGARVIFIEGVNIPLIVVKSDGGFNYASTDLAALWYRLNEEKAAWIIYVTDVGQQQHFDMVFKAAKRAGWLPHGDGSYPKTSHVGFGLVLGEDGKRFRTRNTEVVRLVDLLDEAKSRSKAALIERGKGEEWTEEEIESTAEAVGYGAVKYADLKNNRLTNYTFNFDQMLNDKGNTAVYLLYAHARICSIIRRSGKDIEELKNKGTVVLGHKDERDLGLHLLQFVEVVEEACTNLLPNVLCDYLYNLSEIFSKFYSNPECKVIGSDMETGRLLLCEATAVVMRKCFNLLGITPIYKI, encoded by the exons atGCTGGCATCCTTAACCCTTTTAGTGCCGCCGGCATCGCCTTCtcaatttctttccttcaATCGCCTCTCTCATTTCCACTTCTCTCCTTCCATCACCGTCTCTG ATTTATTGAGAGTGACATCTAGAAGACTTGCTTGGGCAGCGAAGACGCAGTCAATAACGACAATGGCAACT GGAGAGGATGAATGTGTGGGCAATGTGAAGGTGCAGTTAGCAAAATTATTTGAAGCTTCGCTTAAAGTAACTGTCCCTAATGAGCCAGATGTAGAGCCATTGGTAGCTGCCTGCACTGGGAAGTTTGGAGATTACCAATG TAACAATGCCATGGGCCTGTGGTCTAAAATTAAAGGGAAGGGTACTCAATTTCGTGGGCCTCCAGCAGTTGGAGAG GCTATCAAGAATAATCTCCCAACCTCTGAAATGATAGAATCATGCTCCGTAGCTGGTCCTGGATTTGTAAATGTGGTATTGTCAAAGAATTGGATGGCTAAG AGCATTCAAAAGATGCTAATTGAAGGTATTGATACATGGGCACCAATGCCACCCGTCAAAAGGGCAGTTGTCGACTTTTCATCCCCTAATATAGCAAAAGAAATGCACGTTGGTCACTTGAGGTCTACTATTATTGGTGACACACTTGCCCGCATGCTTGAATTTTCAAAAGTTGAAGTACTTCGGCGAAACCATGTTGGTGACTGGGGGACACAG TTTGGCATGCTGATTGAGTTTCTGTTTGAAAAATTTCCAAACTTTGAAGATGCTAATGAAACTGCCATTGGAGATCTACAG GCATTTTATAAAGCATCAAAGCAGAGATTTGATGCTGATCCTGCATTCAAGGAGAAAGCCCAACAGGCAGTGGTGCGCCTTCAG GGTGGAGAAGACAAGTATCGTAGGGCATGGGCACAGATATGTGAAATCAGCCGGAATGAATTTCATAAGGTCTATCAGCGGCTTGGAGTTCATCTAGaagaaaaa GGGGAGAGCTTTTATAATCCCTACATTCCTGAGGTTATAGAGGCATTGACCAAACAAGGATTAGTAGAGGAAAGTCAGGGAGCTCGTGTGATCTTTATTGAAGGTGTTAATATACCTCTTATTGTGGTGAAGAGTGACGGTGGTTTCAACTATGCATCAACTGATCTGGCTGCTCTTTG GTATCGCCTCAATGAGGAGAAAGCTGCTTGGATAATATATGTAACAGATGTAGGCCAGCAGCAGCATTTTGATATGGTCTTCAAA GCTGCCAAACGTGCAGGGTGGCTTCCACACGGTGATGGTTCATATCCCAAAACTAGCCATGTTGGTTTTGGCCTTGTTCTTGGAGAAGATGGCAAGCGTTTTCGAACCCGTAACACTGAAGTAGTTCGATTAGTTGATCTACTTGATGAAGCCAAGAGTCGAAGCAAAGCAGCACTTATTGAGCGTG GTAAGGGTGAAGAATGGACTGAGGAGGAGATTGAGAGTACTGCTGAGGCAGTTGGTTATGGTGCTGTAAA GTATGCTGACTTGAAGAACAACAGATTGACCAATTACACATTTAATTTTGACCAGATGCTTAACGATAAG GGCAACACTGCTGTTTATTTGCTGTATGCTCATGCTCGAATCTGTTCAATCATCAGGAGATCTGGTAAAGACATTGAGGAACTGAAGAAT AAGGGGACAGTAGTATTGGGGCACAAGGATGAGCGTGATTTGGGGCTTCATTTGCTACAGTTTGTCGAG GTTGTTGAAGAGGCCTGTACCAATCTGTTACCAAATGTTTTGTGTGACTACCTCTATAATTTATCAGAAATCTTCTCGAAATTTTATAGCAACCCCGAGTGCAAG GTTATCGGGTCAGATATGGAAACGGGCCGACTATTGTTATGTGAAGCAACTGCTGTGGTCATGAGAAAGTGTTTCAATCTCCTGGGAATCACACCAATTTACAAGATATAA